The Sphingobacteriales bacterium nucleotide sequence TATTTCAATTGGCTTGTTGATTTTTATTTCACATAGTTTATGATTTTCACGTTCGGGTATGCCAATTTCAAAATAGTTATAAAGTAAATGCAAATCAATGCTTGTGTTTTCCTTTATCTCAAAAATATGATACTTGTTGTTTTGAGTTGTTCTAAAGCAATAGATATATTCATTATTTGAATTTGAAATTTTTGTGTAGTTTGTATCTGTCCTTACTAATGTTTCTGCTTGTTTGTTGTCTTCCAGAATAATCAAATCACAGTTTTTAAAATTAGAATTATTTAGGATACATTCAGGAAGATAAAGTTCGTTGTTAGAAACATAACCTGTTTTTGAATGAAAGTCAGTCCAATTCATTTCGTTTTTTCTATCATCAAAAGACTTTTGTGACTTATCATAGATATTTATATTCCGAAATACTTGAAATAATTTTATTGGTCTATCAAAGTTAATTTCTACTTGTTTCATCTTATATTAGTATTAATGTATTTGAGTTTTATAAATTATAAATTAATACTTGACTTATAAGCTATATAAAAAAGTCTGGAGCAAGTTGTGTGCCTGGTTTTACTGCATATTGGTCTAAATTTGTAATGCCTTCAGATTCCAAAACTTCGTCATCTACAAAATAGTTGCCTGTTGTTATCTTAGCATCTCTTTTTAAAATATAGTATGCAGCATCAGCCAATATTTCTGGCTTTCTTGATGCATTCATAATAGAATCGCCACCTAATAAGTTTTGTACAGCAGATGTAGCAATTGTTGTTCTTGGCCATAATCCATTTACACCAATTTTACCTTTAAATTCGCCACTCATGCCTAATACACATAAGCTCATGCCAAATTTTGCAATCGAGTAGCCAACATGGTTTTTAAACCAATGCTCGGTGATTGATGTTAATGGTGGTGATAAATTTAAAATATGTGGATTTTCTGATTTTAATAAATATGGAATGCATTTTTGTGAACAAAGATAGGTGCCTCTTGTATTGATGTCTTGCATTAAATCGTAGCGTTTCATATCCAATGCAAGCGTAGGTGTTAGGTTGATAGCAGATGCATTATTAATTAAAATATCTATGCCACCAAAAGTTTCTACTGTTTGTTGTACAGCATTAATTACTTCATCTTCATTTCTTATATCACATTTTATAGCTAAGCCTTTTCCACCTGCTTTTTCCATATCTTCGGCTGCAATAAATATAGTACCAGGCAATTTTGGATGTGGCTCTGTGCTTTTTGCGGCAATGACTATGTTTGCACCTTCTTTAGCAAGTCGCATGCCTATAGCGTGTCCAATTCCACGTGTTCCGCCTGAGATAAATACTGTTTTGTTTTTGAATGACATTGTTTTGAATTTTATTTAGTAATAATTTTTATTTGATTTGATATTCTGCACGCACAGTGATTGATGCAGTTTTGTTTTTACTAGAAGTATTAAATGTTCCACCATAGCTATAATCTTCATCAGAATTTTGTCCTGTAATTTGAAAAATACCCATGCTTGCTTTTATTAATTTTCCTAAAGATGATTTTGAATTGTTTGCTATTGTTTTTGCTCTTATGTTGGCATCCTCAGATGCTTTTGCCAATAAATCTATTTTTAAGTCTTTTAGTTTGGTGTAATAATATCTTGGCGCATAAGAATTTATTTCAATGCCTTGGTCAATCAATTGTGCAATGTCTTTATAGATGTTTTCTACTTTGCTAATTTCTTTAGATTCCACAATTACATCAGAAGAAAGATTGTATCCATTAAAACGTTGCGTGTAGTTGCCATACTCATCTCTAGATGAAACAAAATCTTTGTTGATAGTGATAGCTGAAAACGTAATTTCTGATGGGTTTATTTCTTTTTGAGTTAAATAGCTTTTTACTTTTGCTTGGTCAGCTTTTAATGATGCGTAGGCTTCTTTCATATCAAACGATTGTCTATTGAAACTTCCTTCCCAAACAATCAAATCACTCACAAAATCATGTTCTGCCAATCCTGTTACTAAGATTGTTTGTTGTTTCTTTGTTTTGTATTTGAAAGCATTAGCTACCATAAAAGTACCAATGATGAACGATAGTCCAATTATGAGTGCAACTATCTTTTTTGTATTTTCCATGTTTAATGTTATTTTATGGTCTAAGTTAATTAATTTTGATGATTTTAAATATTAGCAACAATATAATTCTTAATTTTTAATTTTGCACATGCACGATAAAGTTATCATCTTCGATTTTGGTTCTCAATACACTCAGTTAATTGCACGTAGAATTAGAGAATTGAGTGTTTATTGTGAAATTGTACCATACAATACATCAATAGATAAGATAGTTACATCAGATGTAAAAGGTGTTATTTTATCAGGTAGTCCTTTTTCTGTTTTACAAGATAATGCATTGTTGTTTCCATTATTAGAATTATTACAACAAAAGAATCAATTGCCAGTTTTAGGTGTTTGCTATGGTGCACAATATATGGCAAAAGTATTTGCAGGAAAAGTAGAGAAATCTGCAAAAAGAGAATACGGTAGAGCAAATTTGATTATAAATAATGATGAAAATCTATTAAAAAATATTCCAAATAACAGTCAAATATGGATGTCGCATGGAGATTCTATCTTAGAATTACCAATTGATGCAGAATTGTTAGCATCTACCCACGATATTCCTGTTGCTGCTTTCAAATTGATAGATAAGCCAGTTTATGGTATTCAATTTCATCCAGAAGTTACTCATAGCTTAGATGGTTTGCAAATAATCAAGAATTTTGTAGTTGATATCTGCCAATGTAAGCAAGATTGGTCAGCAGAATCATTCATTCAAGAAACGGTACAAGAACTAAAAAATGTAGTTGGCACGGAAAATGTAGTATTAGGTTTGAGTGGTGGAGTTGATTCAAGCGTAGCTGCACTATTATTACACAAAGCAATAGGAAAACAATTGTATTGCATTTTTGTAAATAATGGGTTGTTGCGATATAAAGAATATGAAAATGTATTAGAAAGTTATAAAGAATTAGGATTAAATATTATTGGTTGTGATGTGTCTGAAAGATTTTATAGTGAGTTGGAAGGCATAACAGAACCAGAAGCAAAAAGAAAAATTATAGGTAAGGTGTTTATAGATGTATTTCAGGAAGAAGCAAGTAAATTAGAAAACGTTACTTATTTGGCTCAAGGTACCATTTATCCAGATGTGATAGAGTCAGTTTCTGTACACGGACCATCAGCAAAAATAAAATCGCACCATAATGTAGGTGGTTTGCCAGAGAAAATGCATCTTAAAATTATCGAACCACTTAGAAAACTATTTAAAGATGAAGTAAGACGAGTTGGTAAAGCACTAAAATTACCAGACAATATTTTGAATAGACATCCATTTCCTGGTCCAGGATTAAGCATTAGAATATTAAGTGATATTACAGCAGAAAAAGTAAAAATGCTACAGCTGGCTGATGCTATTTTTATGGATAGTTTAAAAGAAGATAATTTATATAATGAAGTGTGGCAAGCAGGCGTAATGTTGCTTCCAGTGCAATCAGTTGGTGTAATGGGCGATGAGCGTACCTACGAAAATGTAGTTGCACTACGAGCAGTAAGTTCTGTAGATGGAATGACAGCAGATTGGTGTCATCTGCCATATACTTTTTTAGCAAAAGTTTCAAATAAAATAATTAATAACGTAAAAGGAATAAACAGAGTAGTCTATGATATTAGCTCAAAGCCGCCAGCAACTATTGAATGGGAATAAATTAATGTTATTTTTATTTTCTATTATTTTACTCATCACATCTTGTGGTGCTGGAAAAAGATTGCCTGGCGATAAGTCTAAAAAGAAAGATGCAGAAATAGTAGAGATAAATGTAAAAAGAGATTCAGTTGCAAAATATACAATTCCAGTAGATATTTTGGATATGGATGATGCAAAGCCATCAATACCAGAAATCAATATAGAAAAAGAATCTATAATCAATACTAAGATTGATAGTTTTGTAACTGGAATAGACAATAATATAAAAAATGATTACAGAATTGCTGTAGTATTGCCATTTATGCTCAATCAAATTCCAATTAGTGGTGTTTATGTTGATGATTCTTCTAAGCAATTATTGCCTGATTCTAAAAAAGCTATGGATTTTTATCTTGGATGTAAATTAGCAAAAGAAGAAAATGAGTCTTATAACAAAAATGTAAATGTATATTTTGTTGATGATAAAAATAGTAGTGATGAGTTGAATACATTAATGCAATCGCCAGTACTTAAAAATGCAGACTATATTGTA carries:
- a CDS encoding NAD(P)-dependent oxidoreductase, producing MSFKNKTVFISGGTRGIGHAIGMRLAKEGANIVIAAKSTEPHPKLPGTIFIAAEDMEKAGGKGLAIKCDIRNEDEVINAVQQTVETFGGIDILINNASAINLTPTLALDMKRYDLMQDINTRGTYLCSQKCIPYLLKSENPHILNLSPPLTSITEHWFKNHVGYSIAKFGMSLCVLGMSGEFKGKIGVNGLWPRTTIATSAVQNLLGGDSIMNASRKPEILADAAYYILKRDAKITTGNYFVDDEVLESEGITNLDQYAVKPGTQLAPDFFI
- a CDS encoding SIMPL domain-containing protein; translated protein: MENTKKIVALIIGLSFIIGTFMVANAFKYKTKKQQTILVTGLAEHDFVSDLIVWEGSFNRQSFDMKEAYASLKADQAKVKSYLTQKEINPSEITFSAITINKDFVSSRDEYGNYTQRFNGYNLSSDVIVESKEISKVENIYKDIAQLIDQGIEINSYAPRYYYTKLKDLKIDLLAKASEDANIRAKTIANNSKSSLGKLIKASMGIFQITGQNSDEDYSYGGTFNTSSKNKTASITVRAEYQIK
- the guaA gene encoding glutamine-hydrolyzing GMP synthase gives rise to the protein MHDKVIIFDFGSQYTQLIARRIRELSVYCEIVPYNTSIDKIVTSDVKGVILSGSPFSVLQDNALLFPLLELLQQKNQLPVLGVCYGAQYMAKVFAGKVEKSAKREYGRANLIINNDENLLKNIPNNSQIWMSHGDSILELPIDAELLASTHDIPVAAFKLIDKPVYGIQFHPEVTHSLDGLQIIKNFVVDICQCKQDWSAESFIQETVQELKNVVGTENVVLGLSGGVDSSVAALLLHKAIGKQLYCIFVNNGLLRYKEYENVLESYKELGLNIIGCDVSERFYSELEGITEPEAKRKIIGKVFIDVFQEEASKLENVTYLAQGTIYPDVIESVSVHGPSAKIKSHHNVGGLPEKMHLKIIEPLRKLFKDEVRRVGKALKLPDNILNRHPFPGPGLSIRILSDITAEKVKMLQLADAIFMDSLKEDNLYNEVWQAGVMLLPVQSVGVMGDERTYENVVALRAVSSVDGMTADWCHLPYTFLAKVSNKIINNVKGINRVVYDISSKPPATIEWE